One genomic segment of Panicum virgatum strain AP13 chromosome 2N, P.virgatum_v5, whole genome shotgun sequence includes these proteins:
- the LOC120659584 gene encoding cytochrome P450 99A2-like, with protein sequence MEMELSAAALLFVFLISLPILVTLLSHKSTPTSKKRRPPGPWNLPLIGSQLHFFKSHSPGVFRDLANKYGPVMFLRMGQIDTLVISSPAAAEEVLLVKDIIFASRPSIVASEFFCYQNLDIVFSPYGAYWRTLRKLCTMELLNAKMVRQFAPIRDNETLSLIRNIQAAGRGGEPVHLGRELLSCSNMITAKAAFGQVYSSELRDQFLSSMAVMTSFTGGFTFGDVFPSLRFTDVVTGLRRRMWRARLQLDDVFDKIIARSEAQRGDDLVSVLLRIRDEGELEFPMGIINIKAIILDMFTGGTDTTAKAAEWTMSELMKNPDVMAKAQAEVRQVFDNVSPQDHEGKIDELHYTKMVIKESMRLNPAVPLLMHLCRETCDVGGFQVTEGTRVVINVWAMARSPKYWLDAEKFRPERFEDGMLDFKGSRFKYLPFGAGRRRCPGDTFGLAALELIIARLLYYIDWSLPAGMQPDDIDMEMIVGATARRKNQLQLVASPYKVVPV encoded by the exons ATGGAGATGGAGCTAAGTGCAGCAGCGCTCCTTTTCGTCTTCCTCATCTCCTTGCCAATTCTTGTGACCTTGCTGAGCCACAAATCAACTCCAACCTCTAAGAAGAGGCGGCCTCCAGGCCCATGGAACCTCCCATTGATTGGAAGCCAACTCCACTTCTTCAAGTCGCATTCACCGGGTGTTTTCCGGGACCTGGCCAACAAGTATGGCCCTGTGATGTTCCTCCGGATGGGCCAGATCGACACTCTCGTGAtatcctcgccggcggcagcagaGGAGGTTCTCCTCGTGAAGGATATCATCTTCGCGTCGAGGCCAAGCATCGTGGCTTCAGAGTTCTTCTGCTACCAAAACCTCGACATCGTCTTCTCGCCCTATGGTGCTTATTGGCGGACGCTGCGCAAGCTCTGCACGATGGAGCTCCTCAACGCAAAGATGGTGCGTCAGTTCGCCCCCATCAGGGATAACGAGACGTTGTCCCTCATCAGAAATATCCAAGCTGCTGGCCGAGGTGGTGAGCCAGTCCATCTCGGTAGGGAGCTCTTATCCTGCTCAAACATGATCACAGCAAAGGCGGCTTTCGGCCAAGTTTACAGCAGCGAGCTCCGGGACCAGTTTCTATCGTCGATGGCTGTGATGACAAGCTTCACCGGGGGCTTCACCTTCGGGGATGTCTTTCCATCACTGCGCTTCACTGACGTCGTCACTGGGCTCAGGCGAAGGATGTGGCGAGCACGCTTGCAGCTGGACGACGTCTTTGACAAGATCATTGCTCGATCTGAGGCGCAGCGAGGTGATGACCTGGTGAGTGTCCTCCTTCGGATCAGGGACGAGGGGGAGCTGGAATTCCCCATGGGCATCATAAACATCAAGGCAATTATATTG GATATGTTCACTGGAGGGACGGATACGACGGCTAAAGCTGCAGAGTGGACAATGTCAGAGCTCATGAAGAACCCAGATGTAATGGCCAAGGCACAGGCTGAGGTGCGACAAGTATTCGATAACGTGAGCCCACAAGACCATGAGGGCAAGATAGATGAGCTGCACTACACTAAAATGGTGATCAAGGAGAGCATGAGGCTGAACCCAGCGGTGCCATTGCTAATGCATCTCTGTCGGGAGACTTGCGACGTAGGTGGGTTCCAAGTCACGGAGGGAACTAGGGTCGTAATCAACGTATGGGCCATGGCAAGGAGCCCCAAGTACTGGCTTGACGCAGAGAAGTTCAGACCGGAGAGGTTTGAGGATGGAATGCTTGACTTCAAAGGCTCCCGGTTCAAGTACTTGCCATTTGGGGCAGGGAGGAGAAGGTGCCCTGGTGATACCTTCGGGCTGGCTGCGCTAGAGCTCATTATTGCACGCCTTCTCTACTACATCGACTGGAGCCTCCCGGCCGGGATGCAGCCGGACGACATTGATATGGAAATGATCGTTGGCGCAACAGCCAGGAGAAAGAACCAGCTGCAACTAGTGGCATCACCATATAAGGTCGTTCCCGTGTAA